From the Cryptosporidium parvum Iowa II chromosome 2, whole genome shotgun sequence genome, one window contains:
- a CDS encoding SWI/SNF related transcriptional regulator ATpase, with amino-acid sequence MEGLRSSESKASGYGNEEGYLAMEIDEFKIEPSLERVIVEASTNSTEIFGRCLETSLKFQELRKHGIKLVNRVEIPEINVLKLRFKILIQCYRMLSRGLIPGEKLLGELFGMMDDLIVRRGFDLFKYGENEQKENEKLLDSETRMFLVLKDYFGHSKKVFRDKIKKTGNIMENIPRNKTSLLTGELTRVFSEINSLRINPLKFAGSFEIESNFLARWNKYTQQEKQFLIGLKDIDTEANLRKYLALPADVSYRASLNEKLNRLSKIQNRVRNMVKERGMYYQVTEKSILQSKEFNENLDSNPVSAQILAQNLEDPNIQSSSNTKQNLNMSQNPVIDTCPEKSLQDEKLKILQESILEGISSTGIFIPSLTIDPEDRGYSMLERICHRFSQFWSSKSPIIHQYRFQMIIDGIPTEREKMIREKKRKKALLGRLAVNATKQVVSIQSQKQINLERKERERLRLLRENDLEAYLELVKETKNRRLQELINQTDRFLLDIGLRVQDQKMVGSESGFVQNSNIEGDQRETGDLIGVSNANIDESSEFINIPKTTSVASYYTMAHSVSESISDKPMKLLKGGSLLPYQIIGVEWMLSLYNNKLHGILADEMGLGKTVQTIALLTYLYEHKDNQGPHLVVVPLSTLPNWQKEFEIWSPELKILCFKGSRYERRSLIYEMRQTKFNVCLTTFDFIIRESGALQSMQWKHIIVDEGHRLKNSKSKFHVVLADFKSENRLLLTGTPLQNSITELWSLLNFLLPQVFHSVEDFQVWFSKPFSDLPSNEASLELSEEERLFVISRLHSILRPFLLRRVKSDVLQDLPEKKEYIVRMELTPWQKIVYDQIKQKAVHSMDLSSGKIQYRSVSNTIMQLRKIVNHPYLFVEEYLIEDDDIFRVSCKFEVLDRMLPKLIRFRHKVLIFCQMTQLMDILGDFLDYRGIEHHRLDGTMTIQERKEKMDEFNSPDSEKFVFVLSTRAGGLGLNLQAADTVIIFDSDWNPHQDLQAQSRAHRMGQKNEVRVLRFVSISGVEELVLKRAQKKLEIDHKIIQAGMFNSTQVEEEEREDRLKELFGKEEYKSDSRVTTPSEINQFLARNDEELKAFEEMDKKTFGKNIYQKIQDWSKNITKKSLTNNKNIKEIEKDNEDTDSNLLKYGQNISKSPLRPKKPGRRQKSIQMEEQESQEEVLGESKNENSKSQEVLTLEDSKIYLECLEKSGRMIKMQEVPDWIVRPPNEVNAELGIEDNNLNEIRDLDRSERKSRWKSNKDYLCVEGLSERAFLRVMEKYEAGEITDISKELLKETNKRRRSLPSLSNESNSEFIGKGNNSLFSLSSLRGKRGSLRNISTFKRQDRQERRKSSAYFSSNSSNSPPPDLNGSSSDNKSLSKRRKIISFSDDEEAEDFDNCSSVTRRVLRRDTVTKGRKLRSQKWEDEDEDEDEDEDENENEEDKEDEEGGEDDSGVQNDDYEDDYLYSNPSSKSKKNQKNATTLQPVKKKGKSNSKAQKNKGNTSNRKIQENNSNIKLEEESKDNSKEINDSDNDFPLSTNYMDSLPNTPEAIVINN; translated from the coding sequence ATGGAAGGTCTGAGAAGCTCAGAAAGCAAAGCTTCAGGATATGGAAATGAGGAGGGTTATTTAGCTATGGAAATTGATGAGTTTAAAATTGAACCTAGTTTAGAAAGAGTTATTGTTGAAGCTTCTACTAATTCTActgaaatatttggaaGATGTTTGGAAACCTCTTTAAAGTTTCAAGAGTTAAGAAAACATGGGATTAAACTTGTAAATAGAGTTGAAATTCCAGAAATTAATGTATTAAAGCTTAGATTCAAAATCTTGATACAATGTTATAGAATGTTAAGTAGAGGTTTAATTCCTGGAGAAAAATTACTTGGGGAGTTATTTGGAATGATGGATGATCTTATTGTTAGACGAGGATTTGATCTATTCAAATATGGAGAAAATgaacaaaaagaaaatgaaaaactTTTAGACTCTGAAACCCGAATGTTTCTTGTTTTAAAGGATTATTTTGGTCATTCAAAGAAAGTATTTAGAgacaaaatcaaaaaaacaGGAAATATCATGGAAAATATACCCAGAAATAAGACTTCTTTACTTACTGGAGAGCTTACCAGGGTCttttctgaaattaattcacTACGTATTAATCCTTTAAAATTTGCTGGatcatttgaaattgaGTCCAATTTCTTAGCAAGATGGAATAAATATACTCAACAGGAAAAACAATTCTTAATCGGTCTTAAAGATATTGATACTGAAGCTAATCTAAGAAAGTATCTTGCTCTTCCAGCTGATGTATCTTATAGAGCTTCACTTAATGAAAAACTTAATAGGCTTTCAAAGATTCAAAATAGAGTCAGAAATATGGTCAAGGAACGAGGAATGTATTATCAGGTTACTGAAAAAAGCATACTCCAGagtaaagaatttaatgaaaatctTGATTCAAATCCTGTTTCTGCTCAGATTCTTGCTCAGAATTTGGAAGATCCTAATATTCAATCATCTTCAAATACTAAACAAAATCTAAACATGAGTCAGAATCCCGTTATTGATACTTGTCCAGAAAAATCATTACAAGATGAAAAACttaaaattcttcaagAGTCAATATTGGAGGGTATTTCTTCAACTGGTATATTTATTCCATCATTAACAATAGATCCTGAAGATAGAGGATATTCTATGCTTGAGAGAATTTGTCATCGTTTTTCTCAGTTTTGGTCATCCAAATCTCcaataattcatcaataCAGATTCCAAATGATCATTGATGGAATACCAACTGAAAGAGAAAAGATGATTagagaaaagaaaagaaaaaaagctCTCTTAGGACGTTTAGCTGTTAATGCTACCAAACAAGTTGTTTCTATTCAATCCCAAAAGCAAATTAATCTTGAAAGGAAAGAAAGAGAGAGACTCCGTCTATTAAGAGAAAATGATTTAGAGGCTTATTTAGAGCTTGTGAAAGAAACTAAAAATAGAAGATTACAAGAGCTTATTAACCAAACTGATAGATTCCTATTAGATATTGGACTTAGAGTGCAAGACCAAAAGATGGTAGGCTCAGAAAGTGGATTTGTCcagaattcaaatatagaaGGGGATCAAAGAGAAACTGGTGATCTGATTGGAGTATCTAATGctaatattgatgaatcttcagaatttattaatattccaaaaacTACAAGCGTGGCATCATATTATACAATGGCTCATTCAGTATCTGAAAGTATTTCTGATAAACCAATGAAACTTCTTAAAGGAGGAAGTCTTTTACCATATCAAATCATTGGAGTTGAATGGATGTTAAGTCTTtataataacaaattaCACGGTATTCTAGCTGATGAAATGGGACTTGGAAAGACTGTTCAAACTATTGCATTATTGACATATTTATATGAACATAAAGATAATCAAGGTCCTCATCTTGTTGTTGTACCATTATCTACTTTACCAAATTGGCAAAAAGAGTTTGAGATCTGGAGTCCAGAATTGAAAATACTTTGTTTTAAAGGAAGTAGATATGAAAGAAGATCACTTATTTATGAAATGAGACAAACTAAATTTAATGTATGTTTGACTACATTTGACTTCATTATCAGAGAAAGTGGAGCTTTACAATCAATGCAATGGAAACATATTATAGTAGATGAAGGTCATCgtttaaagaattcaaaGAGCAAATTTCATGTAGTATTAGCAGATTTTAAATCAGAAAatagattattattaaccGGTACCCCACTTCAGAATAGTATTACAGAATTATGGTCTTTActtaatttcttattaCCACAAGTTTTTCATTCTGTTGAAGATTTTCAAGTTTGGTTTAGTAAACCATTTAGTGATCTTCCATCAAATGAAGCTAGTTTAGAACTTTCAGAAGAGGAGAgattatttgtaataagTAGATTACATTCAATTTTGAGACCATTTCTATTAAGAAGAGTAAAGTCAGATGTATTACAAGATCTACCAGAAAAGAAGGAATATATTGTTAGAATGGAGCTTACTCCTTGGCAAAAGATTGTTTATGATCAAATCAAACAAAAAGCAGTACATTCTATGGATCTTTCAAGTGGGAAGATTCAATATAGATCAGTTAGTAATACAATAATGCAGCTTAGAAAGATAGTTAATCATCCATATCTATTTGTGGAGGAGTATTTAATAGAGGATGATGATATCTTTAGAGTGAGTTGTAAATTTGAAGTTTTGGATAGAATGCTTCCAAAATTGATTCGTTTTCGTCATAAAGTACTAATTTTTTGTCAAATGACACAGTTAATGGATATTTTGGGTGACTTTTTAGATTATAGAGGTATCGAACATCATAGATTGGATGGAACAATGACAATACAAGAAAGAAAGGAGAAAATGgatgaatttaattctcCAGATTCTGAGAAGtttgtttttgttttatCAACAAGAGCTGGAGGATTAGGTTTAAATCTTCAAGCTGCTGATActgtaataatttttgactCAGATTGGAATCCTCATCAAGATCTTCAGGCTCAAAGTAGAGCTCATAGAATGGGTCAAAAGAATGAAGTTCGAGTATTACGTTTTGTTTCAATTTCAGGAGTAGAAGAGTTAGTTTTAAAGCGTGCTCAGAAGAAATTGGAGATTGATcataaaattattcaagcAGGAATGTTTAACTCAACTCAAGTTGAAGAGGAAGAGAGGGAGGATAGGCTTAAAGAGTTATTTGGTAAGGAGGAGTATAAGAGTGATTCAAGAGTAACAACACCATCAGAGATTAACCAATTTTTGGCTAGAAATGATGAAGAACTGAAGGCTTTTGAAGAGATGGATAAGAAAACATTTGGTAAGAATATATATCAAAAGATTCAGGATTGGAGTAAGAATATAACAAAGAAATcattaacaaataataagaatattaaagaaatagaaaaggataatgaagatactgattcaaatttactAAAGTATGGTcagaatatttcaaaatctcCTTTGAGACCAAAAAAACCAGGAAGAAGACAGAAAAGCATTCAAATGGAAGAACAAGAATCTCAAGAAGAAGTTTTAGGAGAATCAAAGAATGAGAATTCAAAATCTCAAGAAGTTTTAACATTGGAAGATAGTAAGATTTACCTTGAATGTTTGGAGAAATCTGGAAGAATGATAAAGATGCAAGAAGTTCCAGATTGGATTGTAAGACCACCAAATGAGGTGAATGCTGAATTAGGtattgaagataataatttgaatgaaattCGTGATTTGGACAGATCAGAGAGAAAATCAAGATGGAAATCAAATAAGGATTATCTATGTGTGGAAGGACTTAGTGAGAGAGCTTTTTTAAGAGTAATGGAAAAATACGAGGCAGGAGAAATTACtgatatttcaaaagagTTACTAAAAGAGACAAATAAGAGAAGGAGATCTCTTCCTTCTTTATCAAACGAAAGTAATTCAGAATTTATTGGAAAAGGTAATAACTctcttttttcattatcatcattGAGAGGTAAAAGAGGCTCTTTGAGAAATATTTCAACCTTTAAGAGACAAGATAGACAAGAGAGACGAAAATCGTCAGCTTacttttcttctaattccTCAAATTCACCTCCTCCTGACTTGAACGGATCTTCTTCAGATAATAAGAGTTTGTCAAAAAGGAGAAAGATCATTTCTTTTAGCGATGATGAAGAAGCTGAAGACTTTGACAACTGTTCCAGTGTGACAAGAAGAGTTTTAAGAAGAGATACTGTTACTAAAGGGCGTAAACTTCGTAGTCAGAAATGGGAGGATGAGGATGAGGACGAGGATGAGGATGAAGAcgaaaatgaaaatgaggAGGATAAGGAAGATGAAGAAGGTGGGGAGGATGATAGTGGTGTCCAAAATGACGATTATGAAGATGATTACCTATATAGTAATCCTAGTAGTAAAAGTAAGAAGAACCAAAAGAATGCCACTACTTTACAACCTGTAAAGAAGAAAGGAAAGTCAAATTCAAAGgctcaaaaaaataagggTAATACCTCTAATCGTAAAATCCAAGAAAAcaattctaatattaagCTTGAGGAAGAATCCAAGGATAACTCCAaggaaattaatgattcaGACAACGATTTTCCTCTTTCTACTAACTATATGGACTCCCTTCCAAATACTCCTGAAGCTATTGTAATTAACAATTGA
- a CDS encoding Pfa MAL6P1.309 like protein, producing the protein MYLHNKESNVERIRINFKDELGVVATNIFKRAFVSILKKHDKFHNGIVTAEKFCNSIKETDECLRKEDNIWGVIVDSEDKCNVSSPIITSIMSLVQITEDKYVNCKPLYLDVERIVSTVLVKNPYNESTIMVSQIQRTSLEKDHVKYSVRCPKMFLEDLYPPALESANKYSNKNRQNSIFEINRKDFSEENDTEKQEEKLPQLRALPPDKLDDFRKLYAMWNRCMLSDEDFIIHMKKDIGIEQIPREFLLQVANKGPSRTLSFRDAICSLFINDVDSLRKYRPDFLVPQPSRIPIESVYNPVTHEDTIDKSTQRILECCKKGYGKIFNSIDSLNDDMLNDFKSFGRRHKQNSSESAILKKSIEINNQLSNKNEIQVSSSDISSTISPNHSEKPKFDFVINDIDSDEERAKIRGKQLSNYHRLTVTMPNTLQTQLKRCAAGETSGNAIRQYLKYYGIPISVSMDTLLRRSDEDGSVSFTSLMKEVYHSIKNMQSSL; encoded by the coding sequence ATGTATTTAcataataaagaaagtaatGTTGAAAGGATtagaataaattttaaagatgAGCTAGGAGTGGTTGcaacaaatatatttaagaGAGCATTTGTTAGTATATTGAAAAAGCATGATAAATTTCATAATGGGATAGTGACAGCAGAAAAATTTtgtaattcaattaaagaaacAGATGAATGTTTAAGAAAAGAGGATAATATTTGGGGTGTTATAGTGGATTCTGAAGATAAATGTAATGTATCATCCCCTATTATAACCTCAATAATGAGTTTAGTTCAAATAACAGAGGATAAGTACGTTAACTGTAAGCCTTTATATTTAGATGTTGAGAGAATAGTATCAACAGTATTGGTGAAGAATCCATATAACGAGAGTACTATTATGGTAAGTCAAATACAAAGAACGTCTTTAGAAAAGGATCATGTAAAGTACTCAGTAAGATGTCCAAAAATGTTTTTGGAAGATTTGTATCCACCAGCTTTAGAATCAGCAAATAAATatagtaataaaaatagacAAAATAgcatttttgaaataaatagaaaAGATTTTTCAGAAGAGAATGATACAGAAAAACAAGAAGAAAAACTTCCTCAGTTAAGAGCTCTTCCTCCTGATAAATTAGATGATTTCAGAAAGTTATATGCGATGTGGAATAGATGTATGTTATCCGATGAAGATTTTATAATACATATGAAGAAGGATATTGGAATAGAACAGATTCCAAGAGAATTTTTGTTACAAGTTGCAAATAAAGGTCCAAGCAGAACTTTATCTTTTAGAGATGCAATCTGCTccttatttattaatgatgTTGATTCTTTAAGAAAATATAGACCAGATTTTTTAGTTCCTCAGCCAAGTAGAATTCCAATTGAAAGTGTTTATAACCCAGTAACACATGAAGATACTATTGATAAAAGCACTCAAAGAATTCTGGAATGCTGTAAAAAAGGTTATGGAAAGATATTTAACTCTATTGATTCACTTAATGATGATATGcttaatgattttaaatcatttggAAGAAGACATAAACAAAACTCTAGTGAATCTGCCATTCTTAAGAAATCtatagaaattaataatcaaCTTAGTAACAAAAATGAGATCCAAGTATCTAGTTCTGATATAAGTTCAACTATATCTCCAAATCATTCAGAAAAACccaaatttgattttgttATTAACGATATTGATTCTGATGAAGAGCGTGCGAAAATAAGAGGAAAACAGCTATCCAATTATCATAGATTAACTGTAACTATGCCTAATACCCTTCAAACTCAGCTTAAAAGATGCGCTGCTGGCGAAACTTCTGGTAATGCCATTAGGCAATACCTTAAATATTATGGTATACCTATTTCTGTTTCTATGGATACTCTTCTAAGAAGAAGTGATGAAGATGGATCTGTCTCCTTTACTTCATTAATGAAAGAAGTCTATCATTCTATTAAAAACATGCAATCTTCTTTATAG
- a CDS encoding hypothetical protein (with signal peptide, similar to glutathione S-transferase; transcripts identified by EST), translating into MKSISLLASVFAFLALFSTSVESVKAKASIVPITLYSTKELDSNHLVRTVLVYSGLAFTETRFKKDSESQAKLFKEIIKSGFLQPSIPMISDTAKNVQYLSTDEAVLSYIILSYNKELFSKNLLLHTISIQLSSIARSYIKKTTKILDSSKTLTCSKLLTNENIYQTLKVLNDTFASTEHKFLMGNKVSFNDLIAYNLILFIENVSSGCVISNFKGLRELAFNVSSIPQIFKFESSSYFMSLLVPGTHAFAKRINFAHSSAMFLSLAS; encoded by the coding sequence ATGAAGTCCATAAGTTTATTAGCTTCAGTTTTTGCTTTTCTTGCACTTTTCTCTACTTCAGTGGAGTCAGTAAAAGCCAAGGCAAGTATTGTTCCAATTACACTCTATTCAACTAAGGAACTAGATAGCAATCATTTGGTTAGAACTGTTCTTGTTTACTCTGGTCTTGCATTTACTGAAACTAGATTTAAGAAAGATTCAGAATCTCAGGCTAAGCttttcaaagaaattatCAAGTCTGGATTCCTTCAACCATCAATTCCAATGATCAGCGATACTGCAAAGAATGTTCAATACCTCAGTACTGATGAAGCAGTTTTAAgttatattattctttcaTATAACAAAGAACtattttcaaagaatttgTTGTTACATACAATTTCAATCCAGCTTTCTTCCATTGCTAGGAGTTACATTAAGAAAACTACCAAGATTTTAGATTCCTCAAAGACTTTGACTTGTTCAAAACTTCTTACTAATgagaatatttatcaaaCTTTGAAGGTTTTGAATGACACCTTCGCTTCTACAGAACACAAATTTTTGATGGGTAACAAAGTTTCATTCAACGATTTAATAGCATATAATCTGATCCTCTTCATTGAAAATGTATCTTCAGGATGTGTCATTTCTAACTTTAAAGGTCTCAGAGAGCTAGCTTTCAATGTTAGTTCTATCCCCCAAATATTCAAGTTTGAGTCAAGCTCCTACTTCATGTCTTTATTGGTACCGGGTACTCATGCTTTTGCTAAGCGTATTAACTTCGCTCACAGCTCCGCAATGTTTTTATCTTTGGCTAGTTAA
- a CDS encoding hypothetical protein (uncharacterized conserved protein in animals and plasmodium), whose product MIQVVCISIVDRSNQPLFFRTLENESLDSLHFAVYSALDIIERKASGDAMEGSLDPYLGYLGPAISLSYEYEIYGFLSFSHVKIIVVLQDHPENEIELRNFFHNVYKAYVDSICNPFLLRTIETPKLIGKIDRLISSAREVNIHIDKGQS is encoded by the coding sequence ATGATTCAAGTTGTTTGCATTAGTATCGTTGATAGAAGTAACCAACCTTTATTTTTTAGAACATTGGAAAATGAATCACTTGATTCACTTCATTTTGCAGTTTATTCTGCATTGGATATCATTGAAAGAAAGGCCAGCGGTGATGCAATGGAAGGATCTTTGGACCCATATTTGGGTTATTTAGGACCTGCAATTAGTTTAAGTTATGAATATGAAATTTATGGCTTCCTAAGTTTCTCTCACGTGAAAATTATTGTAGTACTACAAGATCATCCTGAAAATGAAATCGAGCTCCGAAATTTCTTCCACAATGTATATAAAGCTTACGTGGATTCTATATGTAATCcttttttattaagaaCAATAGAAACACCTAAATTAATTGGAAAGATTGATAGGTTAATTTCGAGTGCTCGGGAAGTTAATATTCATATAGACAAGGGTCAATCATGA